The Amaranthus tricolor cultivar Red isolate AtriRed21 chromosome 2, ASM2621246v1, whole genome shotgun sequence genome contains the following window.
caaattataaatttcaattatgaattcattaatgaagaatttgaggatAACAAAGTTTGataagtcattctcaaattctcattGTTTAACCATTTTTATAATCATAGTGATTTAActtaaatccaaatttgaatattctttatttgccaaacattaaatttaagtcaaatttatattttcaaatgaatcATCATTTTCAAACATAGCATaaagaaattttgaaaatatcaaatatcttaaattaaTACGATTAAAATTATATGTACTCCTATTGTTGAGTGCCAACAAACTTCatactactattatttttaagcAATGATTGGAATAGTGAAGTGACTTTTGCTCAATAATACAACTTCTTCCCTATTTCTTTGGAGAGAAGTTAATTGTTACACATTATAATTTGTGTTAATCTATGGAATCCCAGATTTGTCGCCGCTTTTaatgaaaaagataataaaaattaagttaCAATATCTTCCAAATCAATGCTTATTAATATGCAACCAATCCATTTCATCACTTATCTATTTATCTATCTCGTTTAATTTgcctcatttttcattttagttcatTCATGTAAATTtgtcttatttctatttttggatgtCTATATTACTTATACTCTACACaatattttctctttatttttaaatatcacTACTTTAACCCATTAAATCTAGTTTCTCGGATATCGTGTCAATAGCAAATGAGGCTAAATGCATTATAAGAGGTAGATTATATATTAGGGTTGAATTCAAACTTTCCAATAATTGATGGCATACGATTAAGTTAGACtaagttaattttttaacaCTACACAAGtctatttaataaattttcatttaagtaatcctaaaaattttataatcaagcAAGAATAACCTTTTTCCCTATAAATATGATCCCCTTAAACACTAAAAGGATATAGCTAGCTCAATACTAACTACCTCAAGTTATTATAGCTAGAAAACAAAAAAGAGATATATTAATGGCTTCTCGTTATAGTTCATTCAACTTCCTTCTTGTTTGCCTATTTTTTCTCCTTATGCTCAACATGGGTACGTACACTGCTTATACTTCCTCAGATTCTTTAGTTGCATGCATCATTTACTTGATTTTTTCTATTCAATGTCGGatctctttttatatttttaagtaattaatatttcataattttacttatgcatataactataaatataaacggtaaaaataatacattatatTACGTTGATAgagaaatatgaaaataaaaaacagaatatatatatatatatatatatatatatatatatatatatatatatatatatatatatatatatatatatatatatatatatatatatatatatatatatatatataaaaggttTCATTTTATTTAGGACATCTAACTTTAACTTTAGATGATCATAGCTCTTAAACTCTGTTGTTCCAATTAAATAATGTAATATTTTCATTGGGTTAGAAAACGAAAAAGTATATATCTATTAAAAGACACGTTGTAATTGTTAGAGTTACtctttacatttattaattgataaaaaaaaaatttgatacgAGATAATTCACATATGCAATTATACAACCTTAAACTAGCTTTTGAAcataatataaatatgattaatactttataatttatgattttaacaACCTTGACTCTGTTATATGAATAGAAGTACAAGTGGAAGGAACCAAATATTGCAAGCAATACAGTGAGAAATGGAGTGGATGGTGTGGTGATTCTAAGAAATGCAATTCAACTTGCAAACGTGATGAGGATGCACATAGTGGTACTTGCCATTTTGATTTCCCTGGAATGGCTTGCTTCTGCTACTTCCGATGTGGCGCATGAACCAAAACATATATTcttccgttcttttaagtttgaaatatacattttatttaatataacgGAGGACTATTAAGACTTATGGAGGTTTACATCAAATAATACTTCGAATGTTAAGTTTTaagaataaataaatgttagttGTTGTTTCTATAATTAGTTATTttgttaagttttgttttagtGTTGTATGTGGTATCGTTCTTAcatgaaataaaaatgtaatggTGTTTCTTTCTTAATATGAATTTTCTATTCAAAGtgaatatatataatcaattaaTCGTTTCATTCCATTGAGTATAGTATACATTATCGGATGCACAATTATATCTTGTATATAAATTCTGTTGAATTAATATAACTTTAATGAGCTAAATGattaatgtttaaaaaaaaaaaaacaatgaccaaaaataagaaaatagtcGTATGACTTCTTAATTGATTGCAAATGggtaaattttaaagaaaaagtagATCACTCAAATAACAAAATGAGGTTACAATAATTAGAAATTTGGCCACTTCAATAATAAAATGAGTAAATAGgggctaaaaaaaaataaaaaatttaacgaATTAAAGAATGACTTTAACATTCGtgttcattaaatttatgtttgaAAATTTGGAAATTTTTGTTAATGGTGTAGGAATATAATTTTATCCACTATTTATTTAGCTTTCCTTATTGTGAAAAGTTCAACCAACTAATTAATAGTTTACAACGATTCATCCTTCACAAAAAAGGCCACATCGAAAAGATGAGGTTGGGAGCAAAAATAAAATCAGCTCGTTTAGTATGAGACAGTTTCACCATGAGACAGACTCATATAATTagcctatttttttaattgattactttaagatcgtaagtgatcgttttaaggttatgagtaaataagtaatcactctaaaactaaaaaaatgatTATGTTAAAATTATAAGCGATCACTTCaatgttataagtgattactttaagaccAAAATTGTATATTGGACCAGTCCGATGGAAATGGTCTCATCGTGAaaccatctcatttaagaattagtgaaaatcaaatcatagttaagtaaaaattttcttttcattaatttatgtTATAGTGGCATAGGACATCAGCAAGGGGTGGTGGCGCAGTTGGCTAGCGCGTAGGTCTCATAGCTTAGTGGGTAATCCTGAGGTCGAGAGTTCGAGCCTCTCTCACCCCAAACTGTTTTTGCCTTTTGACATACCACTTAATAGTATTTGCTGAATTTTCAATATGATGTAGccattcaataatttttttatcatataaaaaaaattcaagtgtACATACAAGCTTTGTGCATTCACATGGAAGGGACAAAGAAAACCTCCCAATTGCCACAAAGAAAATGGTTAAGAAAAGCCTACTACCTTATAGTATTTAGGAGTAAACCGGaaggaaaaaaaggaaaaatcttGAACCATTAGGTCAACCCATGATTCTCGTGTAGGCGCTATCAACTACTATACAATAATGATCATTTATGTTGCTGATTTTTGTAAAGCAAACAAGCATACACATGATCAAATCAGAATGAATGTTACATAATTTGACAGGTATAATAACATCTACAAAATTGTAGAAGAACAAAGTTTTGAATTGGATTGTTACGAATAGTTACCATTTCGTACTCTTCGTTTAGATTTCCATTCTGAGATTGCATAAGAGAGTGTGTGATTGGGTATCAGGTATTTGTTTTGCAATGGAAAATTTGTTGTTGGTGATGTATCGTTGTCTTTGAGCCACATCTCTATAGCTTTACGATCATATGTATATCCGTCTGAGGCTACACAAGGGTCGTCCATAACATCCTGTTCCCATACATATGTCATACAATCAGCTCAATGAAATTTTTTCATGAAATGTTATAAGCTCAAAAAGAAGCATGCTTAACTAAAAAGTCTGTTGGCAAGAACTGTTGGCCGATTTGAGGAGTCAATAGTTTTTAAGCCAATTGTTATGGAGATATTTGGTAAAAGTTACTTAATAGCTGTTGGTTGTTGACTGTTGTCTGTTGGTTGTTAGTTTGTTGGCTGTTAGCTTTTTTATTGGGAAAAAGTAGGTCAAAAACTCAAAAGCAATGAAAACTCTACTCTAAATAGCTATTTagttttggcttaaaagccaaaTTTTGAGCTGGCTTAATTAAAAGCCTACAGACTATTTTTCTGGTTGTTTGTCCAACCAAAGCCATGtaaaaagtcatttatcaaaaACATCCAGAATTACAATAGAGGGAAGATCAGAGATGACATACATTAAGTATAGGACAGATGAAATGGTTCGGTGGTGCAACTTGAATCCGGGCAACATAATCTCGAGCCTTGTTTGCAATATCTTTCATTCTTTCAAGTGTAGAAAGAACAATTTGAAGATCAGGTCTGTCTTTTCGTCTAAGTTCAGCACACTGCAGACCTAGTAAAGCCATCTCAGCTGTCTCTCTCAGAGGCCATCTTCCGGCATATTTATCCAATATTTGCGTTAAGCGACCGCCTTTTATGGCATCCTCAACCACATTAGTTATACCTACAGCAGGTTTTGCTGTCAACAACTGCAAAATGACCATTCCCAAAGCATAAACATCTGCTTTCATAGATATAAGTCCGGTCCTTTGGTACTCGGGATCTATGTAACAAAGTGTACCAACAGGGCTTGTATCTTTATATAAGGTCAAATTGGAAATAGAGGATGGCTCCAAGTTAAGCATTGTACAAAGACCAGCATCACCAATCTTGCTTACCAGATTATGATCAAGCAAGATGTTAGCTGGTTTTAGGTCACGATGAATGATCGGTTTTGGCTTAGTGTTGTGAAGAAAAGCTATGGCAGACGCAACCTCCCATGCTATTCTAAACCTCTCATACCACGGTATAGGAGGTGTGTTATTCTTTCGCATCAACCGATCTTCCAAACTTCCATTTTCCATGTACTCATACACTAGGCAACCCTGTTCAGGACATGCTCCAAGAAGCAAAAGCACATGTGGATGACGAATCCTACTCAAAATCTCCAACTGAAAATAGCATGAATCAAATATGTCAACATTTTGGCCAGTAAGTATTTGAATTCCTTATAAAGAAGAGGAAACGAAGGAAGATAAAGATACCTCCTGATGGAATTGTTTGTTGTTAGCACCCTCCTTCGAGTGGAGGACTTTTATGGCCACAGTCGAATAATGCAACTTGCATTTATACACAGCTCCATATGATCCTTCTCCGATCTTAAGTTCCTCACTCAAAGAGCACGTAGCAGATACAATATCCTCCCACGTAAACTTCTGGTAATGATACACAGTTTCGCCAAGCACATTCTTAAGCTTCTCTCGTTCCTTGGCATCCCGAGCAGCTTTCTGCTCTGCCTCTCTTCTCTGCATTACCTCTCTGTGAGCACACTCTCGAGCGTAATCAGCTTCCCTTTTTGCAGATTCAAAATTCTCCTTTTCTAGTTTTGCCAATTCTTTGGCTTTCTGTTCCTTTTCGCTTATCTGCTTCAGCTTTAATGCTTCCTCATTTCTCAGCTTGCTAAGATCACCTAGCTGATAAGAGATAAAGTAAACTTATGCACATAAACTTTTCTGAACGCTTTTATCAGCTTAGGTATCAGTTATCATTTATTAGATGTGCTACAGAAACTGCTCAAAGTCTCGAAATCTCACCCTTCTAGTAGCATCCATTGTTTCATTTTGAGCTATGGCATACATGCCTCGTATGTGGCGTAGTTCGATTCTCAATTTCTCAAGCTCTACGTTGATGTTTCCCTATATATATGAGAAACAAACTTAAGTTAGTTGGATATTCATTAAAAGGCATCTACTAAAATCCAGATTCGAGAATAAGGTCTTGAACTATTTGTATCCTCAATACATGAAGCATACACTTTTTACAAAGATTCTGACCTCTGCATCAGTAGAAGCTAGTTCTGATTTTGAGGTGGAAGCTTGACCAGAGTCAGAACGAGCAACATCAGTGGATGATTGATCTGTGATCCACTCGGTATCACCAGCAGTGGTCTTGAAACTACATTTGTCACTTATGAGCGTTCCAACGGTATGTTGCGTACTATCATCCACATTAATTGGATTAATAGATTGAAAACTAGCAAGTTCAGCCGTATCCATCCCTGAATCATTATATCCATATTGCACACAGGAAAGAGAATCAGGGTCCTTGACTAGCCCAGGAGAGGAAGGAGACTCTGAATAGGCTGATCCAGGGTCTGTTAAACCGCTTATATATATTAGGACATTACTTTAACCATATATGAGTACCATTATGAAAAAGGATTTAGTACTTTTTAATATACAAGAGATCgatcattgtttttttttcataactCTAAAGAATGTCCATCCTAATGTTTTTGAGTTTTATAGACAATGGCAGTGCTTTCTgactgaaaaatgaaaaatgaaaaatgacaaTGAAATTCAAAAACAGGAAGGAGCTTGTAAGTGAATTGTACTGTTAATTGGTTTGGAAAAAACTAGCAGACTAAAAGGGGTGAATTCAGGATACTAGAATAAGGTGGGGTGAATTCAGGATACTAGTATAAGGTGGGCTGAAAGCTCACCTTTGCATTTATGCTCAACCAACTTAACTACCATTCTTCTATGTTATATGGTACACAAATCAAGGATTTTGAATCGAATGACATGGATGAGGGCCTAGGCAGGTGCGGGCTAAGATTATGTGGAGCACACAGTCAGAACTCATAACAGACCAAAAAGTTAGACAATCTAGGCACTACTAAGACAAGGGTCTACGTCAATTACTCTTTAAGGATACAAAGAAATATTGATACCGATTCATCTATAAATAATTCTAGATCACAACGTTTTCCAGCACTAACAAAGTAGATATTAAGGTTATATGTAAAATTACCAAGTGTGCTGTTTGTGTATCTTGATGAGCTGTTGGTAGAATTGGTTGCAGTGCTATCATATTCTACGATGTGATCGTTAGCTTCGCCATTTGATGGGCGCAAAGCCTCTAGCTTTCCTTTTGAAACGACATACACTGTACAAAATTTTGGAGTGCAATCTGAGATCACAGTAGATAATA
Protein-coding sequences here:
- the LOC130806684 gene encoding U-box domain-containing protein 35-like isoform X2; amino-acid sequence: MEQKDVVENGKGSPCSRVIAVALNGGAKSKYIVRWAMEKFIPEGKVSFKLIHVFPKITGVPTPMGNLIPVPQVRDDVAAAYKKEIEWQRTEMIVPFQKTLIQKKVQAELVLIEADDVANAISTKIAQYGIKELVIGASSNSLFARRVRGQLLSTVISDCTPKFCTVYVVSKGKLEALRPSNGEANDHIVEYDSTATNSTNSSSRYTNSTLGMDTAELASFQSINPINVDDSTQHTVGTLISDKCSFKTTAGDTEWITDQSSTDVARSDSGQASTSKSELASTDAEGNINVELEKLRIELRHIRGMYAIAQNETMDATRRLGDLSKLRNEEALKLKQISEKEQKAKELAKLEKENFESAKREADYARECAHREVMQRREAEQKAARDAKEREKLKNVLGETVYHYQKFTWEDIVSATCSLSEELKIGEGSYGAVYKCKLHYSTVAIKVLHSKEGANNKQFHQELEILSRIRHPHVLLLLGACPEQGCLVYEYMENGSLEDRLMRKNNTPPIPWYERFRIAWEVASAIAFLHNTKPKPIIHRDLKPANILLDHNLVSKIGDAGLCTMLNLEPSSISNLTLYKDTSPVGTLCYIDPEYQRTGLISMKADVYALGMVILQLLTAKPAVGITNVVEDAIKGGRLTQILDKYAGRWPLRETAEMALLGLQCAELRRKDRPDLQIVLSTLERMKDIANKARDYVARIQVAPPNHFICPILNDVMDDPCVASDGYTYDRKAIEMWLKDNDTSPTTNFPLQNKYLIPNHTLSYAISEWKSKRRVRNGNYS
- the LOC130806609 gene encoding defensin-like protein 19 isoform X2, with the translated sequence MASRYSSFNFLLVCLFFLLMLNMVQVEGTKYCKQYSEKWSGWCGDSKKCNSTCKRDEDAHSGTCHFDFPGMACFCYFRCGA
- the LOC130806609 gene encoding defensin-like protein 19 isoform X1 gives rise to the protein MASRYSSFNFLLVCLFFLLMLNMEVQVEGTKYCKQYSEKWSGWCGDSKKCNSTCKRDEDAHSGTCHFDFPGMACFCYFRCGA
- the LOC130806684 gene encoding U-box domain-containing protein 35-like isoform X1 — encoded protein: MEQKDVVENGKGSPCSRVIAVALNGGAKSKYIVRWAMEKFIPEGKVSFKLIHVFPKITGVPTPMGNLIPVPQVRDDVAAAYKKEIEWQRTEMIVPFQKTLIQKKVQAELVLIEADDVANAISTKIAQYGIKELVIGASSNSLFARRVRGQLLSTVISDCTPKFCTVYVVSKGKLEALRPSNGEANDHIVEYDSTATNSTNSSSRYTNSTLDPGSAYSESPSSPGLVKDPDSLSCVQYGYNDSGMDTAELASFQSINPINVDDSTQHTVGTLISDKCSFKTTAGDTEWITDQSSTDVARSDSGQASTSKSELASTDAEGNINVELEKLRIELRHIRGMYAIAQNETMDATRRLGDLSKLRNEEALKLKQISEKEQKAKELAKLEKENFESAKREADYARECAHREVMQRREAEQKAARDAKEREKLKNVLGETVYHYQKFTWEDIVSATCSLSEELKIGEGSYGAVYKCKLHYSTVAIKVLHSKEGANNKQFHQELEILSRIRHPHVLLLLGACPEQGCLVYEYMENGSLEDRLMRKNNTPPIPWYERFRIAWEVASAIAFLHNTKPKPIIHRDLKPANILLDHNLVSKIGDAGLCTMLNLEPSSISNLTLYKDTSPVGTLCYIDPEYQRTGLISMKADVYALGMVILQLLTAKPAVGITNVVEDAIKGGRLTQILDKYAGRWPLRETAEMALLGLQCAELRRKDRPDLQIVLSTLERMKDIANKARDYVARIQVAPPNHFICPILNDVMDDPCVASDGYTYDRKAIEMWLKDNDTSPTTNFPLQNKYLIPNHTLSYAISEWKSKRRVRNGNYS